From the Marispirochaeta aestuarii genome, the window TACAAGGAGTATGTCCTTAACTTTGTTGAATACCTCTTCCTTTCCACCGACCATGATTGCAAGACTTCCGTCAATCGCCTTGGGCTCTCCGCCGGAAACCGGAGCGTCAATCATTTCTATGCCTTTCTTGGCAAGCTCGGCAGCCACTTCCTGGGAAGCGAGGGGAGCAATGGAGCTCATATCCACTACAATGCTGCCGGACTTCGCACCCTCGATAATGCCGCCTTCTCCAAGACATACAGCCTTGACGTGAGGAGAGTTGGGCAGCATGGTGATGATAATATCGGTCTTGCCGGCGACGTCCGCTGCGGAGGTTCCCGCTTCGGCTCCAGCCGCTACAACCTCATCCAGATTAGGCTTAACTACATCAAATGCAACAATCTCGTAACCTGCTTTAAGCAGATTCTTTGCCATGGGCTTACCCATGATTCCAAGACCAACAAATCCAAGTTTCATCTCAATACTCCTTAATAGATAAAATTTCCATAAAAAAATATGAATCTCCGGGCCGCAGATACGGCCGGCGACTTCCATAACTCACACGCACTGATCAGTCCCCGGTAAATCGCTTCTCTTCCCTGAGGCGGACAATAGTCCGGGTAACATGTTCCTCCATAAGCGCCTGTGCTGTCTGACTGTCCCTCTTCTTTATTGCATCAAGGATGCGCTTGTGAAAATCAAGTCCGTCCTGGGGGCCCAGCAGACTGACGATATTCTCCATGGAGGCACAGAGAATATCCTTTATGATGCTGTTCACCTTGAAAAAAACCTGGTTTTTGGTCGCCCCGGCCAAAGCAAGGTGAAAATCCAGGTCCGCATGGGCAAACTCGGTGCTGTTCTCTTTACATTCCACCATCTTCTGATAGTAACTATCGAGGATTGCGATATCCGCTTTGGTGGCTTTTTCCACAACCAGGGCGACTATGCCCTTTTCCATGGTCTGCCGGTATTCAAGAACATCATAGATGCTGGTCCGGTCGAGGACCAACGCGGGAAGAAGATTGTTAATGTAACAGTCCGAGGAGGCGGAACAGACAAAACTCCCCTCGCCGTGTCGGGTTTCAAGCAGCCCCAGAGTAGCCAGTCTATGCAGGGCTTCACGTACAGAGACCCGGCTTACACCGAAGAGTTCGGATAATTCTCCCTCCGATGGGAGCTTCTCTCCGGCCTGCCAGACACCTTCTATGAGACGGGCTTTAAGCTGTTGAAAGACCTGGGCACTGACACGTTCGCGCCGTACCCGTTGTACCGTTACCTTGTTCATCCTCTCTGACCACTTGTATGATAACTTACAATGTCGCCAGCTGTCAACGCATCACGATGGCCAGACCTGGCTGCCTCCGTCGACCCGAATGACCTCTCCGGTAATAAAACGGGAGGCATCGGTTGCCAGGAATTCCACCGCCGTAGCTACCTCCTCGGGCCAGCCGTACCGGTCCAGGGTCCCCTCATGGACCTTCCGGGAATCATCCGTCGGCCTTGAGGCAATATAACGCTCGGTGAGGGTATCCCCGGGGGCAATAACGTTGACATTGATGTCCCAGGGCCTCAGCTGAACTGCCAGACAGCGGGAGTACTCATGCACTGCGGCTTTTGAAGATGCGTAGATAGCCGCACCGGGAAGACCTTTAAGCCCGGCGATGCTTCCGATATTGATTATCTTCCCGCTTTTCCTCTCCATCATCTCCGGGGCTACCGCCTTGCAGCTGTATACACAGGTCAGGAAGTTCCGATCCATAACGGTTTTTATGTCTTCCACGGATATGTTTGTCGCATCGTTGCCATCGGGTTTTCCCGCCATATCCGCCGCCACACCCTTCGTGCCGATATCACCCCCGGCATTGTTGACCAGAACATCGATGGCCCCGAGTTTCTGGTGGATCTCATCAACAATCCTCTGTACTGCCTTCCAGTCGGTAAGGTCTCCCGTTACCGCCAGACAGGTAACTCCGTATTTTTCGGCCACAGCCTTTGCGTTGCTTTCCAGGCTCTCCCCTTCGTTGAAGACTCTGGTGGAGTCCGGACGGCTGCCGTGTATAACCACGTTGGCCCCACAGGAAGCGAAGTGTTCAGCAATGGCTTTTCCAATACCCCGGGAAGAACCTGTTACCCAGACATTCTTTCCGGAGAGGGAAAGATTTCTATTTTGCATAGCTAACTCCTAGATTAGTATGATATAATACAACATTATGTGGGGAAATGGACACAATCTCAAGGGTAAATGCGGAAATTGCATTTTAATTTGATACCGCACCCCATACCCGCCGTATTCTGTACGGATAAATCTGCACCTTACGGAGAGAAGGATGGAAAAGAAAACTGTCGAAAAGATAGCGAAGAAAGCCTACGATCTTGGTTTTAGCTTTGAAAAAGAGTATCGGGGCTGCGCCCAGTGCGCCATCGCGGCCCTGCAGGATGCGCTGGAGGTACGGAACCCCGAGACCGACGCTATTTTTAAGGCGGCCACAGGAATGGCCGGGGGCGGAGCCAGGCAGATCGATGGAAACTGCGGCGCCTATGCCGGAGGAACCATGATGATCGGCTACCATGTCGGCCGGGAGCGGGACAACTTCGCCGATCCTGAACAGATCAGGATGGAGAACTTCAGACTGGTCAAGAAGCTGCATCAGCGCTTCATCGACGAGTTCGGTACTGTCACCTGCAGCGAGATCCACACCCGCACCATGGGCCGCCCATTCTATATTGAAGATCCCGACGAGTTCCAGAAATTCGAGAATGCCGGGGCTCACACCGACAAGTGCACCCGGGTCGTCGCCCTGGCGGCCAAATGGAGCACCGAGATCCTGGCGGAAGAGGGATACCTGGATAAATAAAAGCTCCGGGTATCAGATCAGCGAAGCCAGCACAAAACTCAAAGGGATGGTAATAATGCCCAGGGCCGTGGTCAGTACCACGATGCTCTGGGCATCCGATGAATCGATGCCGTAGCGGGCGGGCAGAACATAGGAGAAAACCGCAGACGGAAGCGCCGCGGCAACAAGGACCACCGTCCTGGTCAGGCCTTCCAGCCGGAAGAGATAGACCGCAGCGATACCCAGCAGAAACCCGACACCTATCCGCAGCAGGATTCCCCAGAACACCGCGGCATCGATTTTCGGCCTGCGCATGCTTAAGGAACCCCCCACAATAAAGGCCGCCAGGGGAGCGGCTGCGGCACCGGCGAAACGGCAGGTTTCCAGAATTGTCCCGGGAACCGGTATCCTGAACAGATGAAAAAGAAAGCCCAGAACTGCGGCTATCAGGATCGGGGACTTCAGGGAAAGCATAAGACCCTTGAGATTGAAGCCGCCGCCGATTATCAGAAAACCGAAACTGAAGAGAAAGAGTCCGTAAATCTGGTCGAAGACTATAATGATGTTCAGGGCTTCGCTTCCGCTCCAGAGCTGCATCAGGGGAAAGCCGAGGAAGCCTGAATTCATGAAGATAACCGGCAGGGCCAGTCCCCGGATATCCCTGCCGGCAATCCGGCCGTAGACCACGACAATCAGGTAGGTACTCAGCATCAGAAAGAGCACTGTGGCCAGCAGATCCCCCATATCATCCTGACTGACCGTGGATTCATAGAGACTGACAAAGACCAGCAGGGGCATGAAAAAATCTACCAGCACCCGGGAAAGGGTATCCTCGCTGATGGGAGCGGCCGCGGACATCATCCAGCCGCCGGCTATAACGGCAAAAAGAGGGAGCAGCACACTGAGGGTATCAAGAAAGTAGCTGAGCATGGTGTACATAAAGACCTTTCCTGTTTTGTTTTAGAGTTTTTTCAGAGGCTTCCTGCCGGAACTCAGATTCGCAACAATCTTTCCGCTGAGGGCGGCGGTAATGACTCCACCGGGCCAGAGACTGTAGTGCCCGCAGGCCCGTAAATTCCTTAAAGGGGTGGAAAATAGATTGAGAAACGGGAACCGGTATACCGGGGACTCCCTGCCGTCATAGCACCAGCCTCCCGAGGACCCCCCTGTATTCAGGGAAAAACGTTCGCTGGAAATCGGCGTTCCCACATCGGTGTAGAGGACCCGGGATCCCAGACCAGGAACGAGGTTTTCCGCCAGGCCCGTGAGTTCTGCAGCTACCCGTTCCTTGAGCCGGGAATAGGCCTCCGGACGGGGACCCGCAGCCTGTCCGATTCCCCAGCAGTCCCGCCAGTCGTAAGAGCTGAAGGTCTGCAGGACAAGAGAAGACTGACCTGGCGCCGCCGCGTTGGGATTCTCTTTGCCGAAATGGTTCAGGGTAAGCCACATCCTGCCGTGAACATCCTCGGGGGATTCTGAGGATGGAAAAATGACATCGTAATTGGGAAAGTAGAATACATGCTGAGCCCCCAGACGCTCGTCAAGCTCTTCCGTCCCCGCGCTTACTCCCAGGTATACGTTCACCAGAGATTCGGTCAGCTTTGCCCCTTCAATTTTTTTTACAAAGGAGGGCTTGAAAACCTCCGGCCCGAGAATGCTGCCGACCAGGCGTTTGTAGTCCCCTGCATAGATAAAGCTGTCACCGTAAAAGACTTCCCCTTTTTCGGTACGTACGGACCGGGCCCTGGAGCCCTGGTGCTCGATTTTTTCCACCCGGGTATTGCAGCGCAGATCCCCTCCGAGTTGCGTGAAATTCTCCGCCAGAAGATCATGAAAGGCCTGCATACCCCCTTCGGGATACCAGTAGTCCTTCATCCAGAGGTGCCAGAACCCGGCGAAAAAGATAAAGGGCATATGATAATAGCCGATCTGGGTGAACCATTTTTGCAGACCAGGGTCACGGATAACCGAACAGGCCTTGACCCGGTAATCGAAGCTTAGCCAGCGCCGGAGCTTCGGAAGCCAGGGCAGCATCGAGGCGAGTCCGGAAATGGAAAAATTGTGCAGAAGGGGGAAACTCCAGGGATCCATCTTGCTCTCGATAAAACGGGAGACCTCCCGGACCTCCCGGAACAGTACAGGTATTCCCTTCTCCCCGGGAAAAGCAGTCTGAAGCGCTTCCTCCACCTCCTGGAAGGAGTCCACACGGAAGTCGAAATCCGGGGATACCATCCTGAAGCGGGCTTTGTGCCAGCGCAGCTTATCGAGAAGTCCGAGTTCGTCCAGAATGGGAAAAACAATACCGAGACTTTCGAAAGACTGGTCTCCGCCGTCAAAGTAGAAACCTTTTCGCCGGAAGCCGGACATGTTGCCGCCGGTATGGTGGTTCTGCTCAAGAACCAGGGTTTTGAGTCCCCGTTTTGCACAGGCATTGGCCGCGGTCATACCGCCCATGCCGCCGCCGATAATAATGATATCGTACTTTTC encodes:
- a CDS encoding FadR/GntR family transcriptional regulator, with product MNKVTVQRVRRERVSAQVFQQLKARLIEGVWQAGEKLPSEGELSELFGVSRVSVREALHRLATLGLLETRHGEGSFVCSASSDCYINNLLPALVLDRTSIYDVLEYRQTMEKGIVALVVEKATKADIAILDSYYQKMVECKENSTEFAHADLDFHLALAGATKNQVFFKVNSIIKDILCASMENIVSLLGPQDGLDFHKRILDAIKKRDSQTAQALMEEHVTRTIVRLREEKRFTGD
- a CDS encoding phytoene desaturase family protein, which codes for MEKYDIIIIGGGMGGMTAANACAKRGLKTLVLEQNHHTGGNMSGFRRKGFYFDGGDQSFESLGIVFPILDELGLLDKLRWHKARFRMVSPDFDFRVDSFQEVEEALQTAFPGEKGIPVLFREVREVSRFIESKMDPWSFPLLHNFSISGLASMLPWLPKLRRWLSFDYRVKACSVIRDPGLQKWFTQIGYYHMPFIFFAGFWHLWMKDYWYPEGGMQAFHDLLAENFTQLGGDLRCNTRVEKIEHQGSRARSVRTEKGEVFYGDSFIYAGDYKRLVGSILGPEVFKPSFVKKIEGAKLTESLVNVYLGVSAGTEELDERLGAQHVFYFPNYDVIFPSSESPEDVHGRMWLTLNHFGKENPNAAAPGQSSLVLQTFSSYDWRDCWGIGQAAGPRPEAYSRLKERVAAELTGLAENLVPGLGSRVLYTDVGTPISSERFSLNTGGSSGGWCYDGRESPVYRFPFLNLFSTPLRNLRACGHYSLWPGGVITAALSGKIVANLSSGRKPLKKL
- a CDS encoding SDR family NAD(P)-dependent oxidoreductase; translated protein: MQNRNLSLSGKNVWVTGSSRGIGKAIAEHFASCGANVVIHGSRPDSTRVFNEGESLESNAKAVAEKYGVTCLAVTGDLTDWKAVQRIVDEIHQKLGAIDVLVNNAGGDIGTKGVAADMAGKPDGNDATNISVEDIKTVMDRNFLTCVYSCKAVAPEMMERKSGKIINIGSIAGLKGLPGAAIYASSKAAVHEYSRCLAVQLRPWDINVNVIAPGDTLTERYIASRPTDDSRKVHEGTLDRYGWPEEVATAVEFLATDASRFITGEVIRVDGGSQVWPS
- a CDS encoding AEC family transporter, with amino-acid sequence MYTMLSYFLDTLSVLLPLFAVIAGGWMMSAAAPISEDTLSRVLVDFFMPLLVFVSLYESTVSQDDMGDLLATVLFLMLSTYLIVVVYGRIAGRDIRGLALPVIFMNSGFLGFPLMQLWSGSEALNIIIVFDQIYGLFLFSFGFLIIGGGFNLKGLMLSLKSPILIAAVLGFLFHLFRIPVPGTILETCRFAGAAAAPLAAFIVGGSLSMRRPKIDAAVFWGILLRIGVGFLLGIAAVYLFRLEGLTRTVVLVAAALPSAVFSYVLPARYGIDSSDAQSIVVLTTALGIITIPLSFVLASLI
- the garR gene encoding 2-hydroxy-3-oxopropionate reductase; its protein translation is MKLGFVGLGIMGKPMAKNLLKAGYEIVAFDVVKPNLDEVVAAGAEAGTSAADVAGKTDIIITMLPNSPHVKAVCLGEGGIIEGAKSGSIVVDMSSIAPLASQEVAAELAKKGIEMIDAPVSGGEPKAIDGSLAIMVGGKEEVFNKVKDILLVMGASAVLCGDIGAGNVTKLANQIIVALNISAMSEAYVLATKAGVDPEKVFNAIKGGLAGSTVLNAKSPMVLEGNYKPGFRIELHIKDIQNALDTAHELSVPVPLTAQSMEIMQALKVDGKQKDDHGGIIQYYEKLAGVKVRAGKQS
- a CDS encoding C-GCAxxG-C-C family protein, whose protein sequence is MEKKTVEKIAKKAYDLGFSFEKEYRGCAQCAIAALQDALEVRNPETDAIFKAATGMAGGGARQIDGNCGAYAGGTMMIGYHVGRERDNFADPEQIRMENFRLVKKLHQRFIDEFGTVTCSEIHTRTMGRPFYIEDPDEFQKFENAGAHTDKCTRVVALAAKWSTEILAEEGYLDK